A genomic region of Tsukamurella pulmonis contains the following coding sequences:
- a CDS encoding glycerol-3-phosphate dehydrogenase/oxidase — protein MNAANPESAATPGASGAASAGVATTASLLSPEYRTQAWDRLGSDEFDLVVIGGGVVGVGTALDAATRGLKVALVEARDFASGTSSRSSKMFHGGLRYLEQLEFGLVREALHERELSLSTLAPHLVKPLPFLAPLTKRVIERPYMAAGMFLYDTMGGAKSVPAQKHLTRAGALRLAPGLKRGALVGGIRYFDTVVDDARHTMTVARTAAHYGAVVRTSTQVVDFLREADRVSGVVVRDSETGETTEVRSTVVVNATGVWTDELQALSHQKGRFRVRASKGVHILVPRDRIVSDVALILRTEKSVLFVIPWGIHWIIGTTDTDWNLDLAHPAATATDIDYILDHVNKVLITELTRDDITGVYAGLRPLLAGESDETSKLSREHAVAAIAPGLVTIAGGKYTTYRVMGADAVDAAEAYLPHKIPASCTEKVPLLGADGYYALTNQTTSIAREHDVHPHRVTHLLNRYGSLIGDVLALAEEDRGLLEPLAGAPQYLRVEALYAAKAEGALHLEDVLARRTRISIEYPDRGLEAAAEVAELIAPVLGWSAADVARELENYGARVAAEIESQSMPDDETADALRAAAPEARGEILEPVPVPGAEHGALRQ, from the coding sequence ATGAACGCTGCCAACCCTGAATCCGCCGCGACGCCGGGTGCTTCCGGCGCGGCCTCTGCGGGCGTCGCGACCACCGCGTCCCTGCTCTCACCGGAGTACCGGACCCAGGCCTGGGACCGCCTCGGCTCCGACGAGTTCGACCTCGTCGTGATCGGCGGCGGCGTCGTCGGCGTGGGCACCGCGCTCGACGCCGCGACCCGTGGCCTGAAGGTGGCGCTCGTGGAGGCCCGCGACTTCGCCTCGGGCACCAGCTCGCGCAGCTCCAAGATGTTCCACGGCGGGCTGCGCTACCTGGAGCAGCTCGAGTTCGGCCTGGTGCGCGAGGCGCTGCACGAACGCGAGCTCTCGCTCTCCACGCTGGCCCCGCACCTGGTCAAGCCGCTGCCCTTCCTGGCGCCGCTGACCAAGCGCGTCATTGAGCGGCCGTACATGGCGGCGGGCATGTTCCTCTACGACACCATGGGCGGCGCCAAGTCGGTCCCCGCGCAGAAGCACCTCACCCGCGCCGGCGCGCTGCGGCTCGCGCCCGGGCTCAAGCGCGGCGCTCTGGTCGGCGGCATCCGCTACTTCGACACCGTCGTCGACGACGCCCGGCACACCATGACCGTCGCCCGCACCGCGGCCCACTACGGCGCCGTGGTCCGCACGTCGACGCAGGTCGTCGACTTCCTGCGCGAGGCGGACCGGGTCTCCGGCGTCGTGGTCCGCGACAGCGAGACCGGCGAGACCACCGAGGTCCGCTCCACCGTCGTCGTCAACGCCACCGGCGTCTGGACCGACGAACTGCAGGCACTCTCGCACCAGAAGGGGCGCTTCCGGGTCCGGGCGAGCAAGGGCGTGCACATCCTGGTGCCGCGCGACCGAATCGTCAGCGACGTGGCGCTGATCCTGCGCACCGAGAAGAGCGTGCTGTTCGTGATCCCGTGGGGCATCCACTGGATCATCGGCACCACCGACACCGACTGGAATCTCGATCTCGCGCACCCCGCGGCCACCGCGACGGACATCGACTACATCCTCGACCACGTCAACAAGGTGCTCATCACGGAGCTGACCCGCGACGACATCACCGGCGTGTACGCGGGCCTGCGCCCGCTGCTGGCGGGCGAGTCCGACGAGACGTCCAAGCTCTCGCGCGAGCACGCCGTCGCCGCGATCGCGCCCGGCCTCGTGACCATCGCGGGCGGCAAGTACACCACCTACCGGGTGATGGGCGCGGACGCCGTCGACGCCGCGGAGGCCTACCTGCCGCACAAGATCCCCGCCTCGTGCACCGAGAAGGTGCCGCTGCTCGGGGCCGACGGCTACTACGCGCTGACCAACCAGACCACGTCGATCGCGCGCGAGCACGACGTGCACCCGCACCGGGTCACGCACCTGCTCAACCGGTACGGCTCGCTCATCGGCGACGTGCTGGCGTTGGCCGAGGAGGATCGAGGACTGCTGGAGCCGCTGGCCGGCGCCCCGCAGTACCTGCGGGTGGAGGCGCTGTACGCCGCGAAGGCGGAGGGTGCCCTGCACCTGGAGGACGTGCTGGCGCGACGCACTCGCATCTCCATCGAGTACCCGGACCGGGGTCTCGAGGCAGCCGCCGAGGTCGCGGAGCTCATCGCGCCGGTGCTGGGCTGGTCCGCGGCCGATGTCGCGCGGGAGTTGGAGAACTACGGCGCGCGCGTGGCCGCCGAGATCGAATCGCAGAGCATGCCGGACGACGAGACCGCCGACGCGCTGCGCGCCGCGGCGCCCGAGGCCCGCGGCGAGATCCTCGAGCCGGTGCCCGTCCCCGGCGCTGAGCACGGGGCGCTCCGGCAGTAG
- the glpK gene encoding glycerol kinase GlpK, which produces MAHYSRAPQFVAAIDQGTSSTRCIIFDRRGTIVASEQREHDQIFPRGGWVEHDATQIWRNTRLVCAEALAASDLTAADIAAVGITNQRETVVVWDRATGEPIHNAVVWQDTRTDALCEELASVGLDEPDRDRFRASCGLPLSTYFSGPKIAWILDHVDGARERAERGELCAGTIDSWLVWNLTTDDDFGPGRADTTRPLHVTDITNASRTMLMNLADGAWDPATCAAMGIPMSMLPEIRSSAEVYGTVRERGVFGGVPIAGILGDQQAAMFGQAALDPGTAKNTYGTGNFLLVNTGERPVFSEHGLLTTVCYKLGDAPTVYALEGSVAVSGSLVQWLRDNLGIISSAPEIEELATGVEDNGGVYVVPAFSGLFAPRWRPDARGVIVGLTRFSDKRHIARAALEATAYQSREVIDAMNGDSGIALTELRVDGGMVVNDMLMQFQADVLNVPVIRPRIIETTALGAAYAAGYATGVWTLEEIRTNWAEDRRWLPTMPAEQREHLFDEWNRAVERTLNWA; this is translated from the coding sequence GTGGCTCATTACTCGCGCGCCCCGCAGTTCGTCGCCGCCATCGATCAGGGCACCAGCTCGACGCGGTGCATCATCTTCGATCGGCGCGGGACCATCGTGGCCTCCGAACAACGGGAACACGACCAGATCTTCCCACGCGGCGGGTGGGTGGAGCACGACGCCACGCAGATATGGCGGAACACGCGCCTGGTGTGTGCCGAGGCCCTCGCCGCCTCCGACCTCACCGCCGCCGACATCGCCGCGGTCGGTATCACCAATCAGCGGGAGACCGTGGTGGTGTGGGACCGGGCCACCGGCGAGCCGATCCACAACGCCGTCGTCTGGCAGGACACCCGCACCGACGCGCTCTGCGAGGAACTCGCGTCCGTCGGCCTCGACGAGCCCGACCGCGACCGGTTCCGGGCCTCCTGCGGCCTGCCGCTGTCCACCTACTTCTCCGGACCCAAGATCGCCTGGATCCTCGATCACGTCGACGGTGCGCGGGAACGGGCCGAGCGGGGCGAGCTGTGCGCCGGGACGATCGACTCGTGGCTGGTGTGGAACCTGACCACCGACGACGACTTCGGGCCGGGGCGCGCCGACACCACCCGGCCGCTGCACGTCACCGACATCACCAACGCTTCGCGGACGATGTTGATGAACCTCGCGGACGGCGCGTGGGACCCGGCGACCTGCGCCGCGATGGGGATCCCGATGTCCATGCTGCCCGAGATCCGTTCCAGCGCCGAGGTCTACGGCACCGTCCGGGAGCGCGGGGTGTTCGGCGGAGTGCCGATCGCCGGGATCCTCGGCGATCAGCAGGCGGCCATGTTCGGGCAGGCGGCCCTCGATCCGGGGACTGCCAAGAACACCTACGGCACGGGCAACTTCCTCCTGGTCAACACCGGCGAGCGGCCGGTCTTCAGCGAGCACGGACTGCTCACGACGGTCTGCTACAAGCTGGGCGACGCGCCGACGGTGTACGCGCTCGAGGGGTCGGTCGCGGTCAGCGGGTCACTGGTGCAGTGGCTGCGCGACAACCTGGGCATCATCTCGTCGGCGCCCGAGATCGAGGAGCTGGCCACGGGTGTCGAGGACAACGGCGGGGTCTACGTGGTGCCCGCGTTCTCCGGGTTGTTCGCGCCGCGCTGGCGGCCCGACGCCCGCGGCGTCATCGTGGGCCTGACCCGCTTCTCCGACAAGCGGCACATCGCGCGCGCCGCGCTGGAGGCGACGGCCTACCAGTCGCGCGAGGTGATCGACGCCATGAACGGCGACAGCGGCATCGCACTCACGGAGCTGCGCGTCGACGGCGGCATGGTGGTCAACGACATGCTGATGCAGTTCCAGGCCGACGTGCTGAACGTGCCCGTGATCCGGCCGCGGATCATCGAGACCACCGCACTCGGCGCCGCCTACGCCGCGGGGTACGCCACCGGCGTGTGGACGCTCGAGGAGATCCGCACCAATTGGGCGGAGGATCGCCGGTGGCTCCCGACGATGCCGGCCGAGCAGCGCGAGCACCTGTTCGACGAGTGGAACCGCGCGGTGGAGCGCACGCTGAACTGGGCCTGA
- a CDS encoding MDR family MFS transporter: MSETTAETPPQTEAPMTHREILEVMAGLLAALFTALLSTTVVSTALPKIIDDLGASTTAFSWVITTALLANAASTPIWGKLADLFNKKVLVQAAIIIFVVGSVLAGATPNIEVLMVARVIQGIGMGGLTALVVAIIGSIIPPRERGRYSGYMGATMAVSMAGGPILGGVITDHIGWRWCFYVSVPLAVFALILIQRTLHLSSTRKQDVSIDWLGALLLTSGVSVLLIWVSFAGKNYGWASTSSAVYLAAGIALLVATIVVEKRAKDPIIPLTIITERTTALAIIASIAVGVGMFGAMSFLGLYFQNSRGYSPTMAGVLTIPMVVGMLFSSVVSGQLITRTGKWKQFVVGGAIVLVIGFALLSTIDHLTPIWRVQVFIAIMGLGVGALMQNLVLAVQNTVSVQNIGAASSSVAFFRTFGGAIGVSALGAVLTARVTDLVKEGALAQQVVPDLRNPLFVEITNAAFGDATGRIFMVSTVCAIVTLIAVALLPNKPLRTTLDIDPAADAAAVPGVPATVANAAGAPATSAADGPADGPTKESVNISKPH, translated from the coding sequence ATGTCCGAGACCACGGCGGAAACGCCACCGCAGACCGAGGCTCCGATGACCCATCGGGAGATCCTCGAGGTCATGGCGGGCCTGCTCGCCGCCCTGTTCACGGCGCTGCTGAGCACCACCGTCGTGTCCACCGCACTCCCGAAGATCATCGACGACCTCGGCGCCTCGACGACCGCGTTCTCGTGGGTGATCACCACCGCGCTCCTGGCCAACGCGGCGTCCACCCCGATCTGGGGCAAGCTGGCCGACCTGTTCAACAAGAAGGTCCTGGTGCAGGCCGCGATCATCATCTTCGTGGTCGGCTCCGTGCTCGCCGGCGCGACGCCGAACATCGAGGTCCTGATGGTCGCGCGCGTGATCCAGGGCATCGGCATGGGCGGCCTGACGGCGCTCGTCGTCGCCATCATCGGCAGCATCATCCCGCCCCGCGAGCGCGGCCGGTACTCCGGCTACATGGGCGCGACCATGGCCGTCTCGATGGCGGGCGGTCCGATCCTGGGCGGCGTCATCACCGACCACATCGGCTGGCGCTGGTGCTTCTACGTCAGCGTGCCGCTGGCCGTGTTCGCGCTGATCCTGATCCAGCGCACCCTGCACCTGTCCTCGACCCGCAAGCAGGACGTCTCCATCGACTGGCTCGGCGCCCTGCTGCTGACCTCGGGCGTGTCCGTGCTGCTGATCTGGGTCTCGTTCGCCGGCAAGAACTACGGCTGGGCGTCCACCTCGTCGGCCGTGTACCTGGCCGCGGGCATCGCACTGCTCGTCGCGACGATCGTCGTGGAGAAGCGCGCGAAGGATCCGATCATCCCGCTCACGATCATCACCGAGCGCACCACCGCGCTCGCGATCATCGCCTCGATCGCGGTGGGCGTCGGCATGTTCGGCGCCATGTCGTTCCTCGGCCTCTACTTCCAGAACTCGCGCGGCTACAGCCCGACGATGGCCGGCGTCCTGACCATCCCGATGGTCGTGGGCATGCTGTTCTCGTCCGTCGTCTCGGGCCAGCTGATCACGCGGACCGGCAAGTGGAAGCAGTTCGTCGTCGGCGGTGCGATCGTCCTGGTCATCGGCTTCGCCCTGCTGAGCACCATCGATCACCTCACCCCGATCTGGCGGGTGCAGGTCTTCATCGCGATCATGGGCCTGGGTGTCGGCGCCCTGATGCAGAACCTGGTGCTCGCCGTGCAGAACACCGTCAGCGTGCAGAACATCGGCGCGGCCTCGAGCTCCGTGGCCTTCTTCCGCACCTTCGGCGGCGCGATCGGCGTCTCCGCGCTGGGCGCGGTGCTCACGGCACGCGTCACCGACCTGGTCAAGGAGGGTGCGCTCGCCCAGCAGGTGGTCCCGGACCTGCGCAATCCGCTGTTCGTGGAGATCACCAACGCCGCGTTCGGCGACGCCACGGGGCGCATCTTCATGGTCTCGACGGTGTGCGCGATCGTCACCCTGATCGCCGTCGCCCTGCTGCCGAACAAGCCCCTGCGCACCACGCTGGACATCGACCCCGCAGCGGACGCCGCCGCGGTGCCGGGCGTCCCGGCGACGGTCGCGAACGCCGCGGGCGCGCCGGCGACCTCCGCCGCCGACGGCCCGGCGGACGGCCCCACGAAGGAGAGCGTGAACATCAGTAAGCCCCACTAG
- a CDS encoding sensor histidine kinase encodes MIMTRLDRVMLGVVLAGGWAIGTVISLIVNASPLSVVLIAVASLGGAVTVWSEIRGASAAWSWGGAAVAAVAFTVAAVGPHGEPIWPAGACWVFVIVAGITASYADTSFDGVLELAAGVLAVLPVVPLAMHAPQLWILAFLMAGAVNAAVMFGHRHRTAERKIEETRAEVQLAERTAMARELHDVIAHEVTGIVVLAQAGIAAGSDATGTLARIERSGARALADIRAMVGTLREPNDGPLPLAPSASGSLGLRAALADLAQDVAGERITLAVDPAADGEEVPDLVRLVAHRVVIEGVTNARRHAPGGSVRVTVGREDGALRVDVADDGPADGGPAGPGPGGGTGLTGLVERAATVGGEVTYGPDGQGWLLSASLPMHGGAVT; translated from the coding sequence ATGATCATGACGCGCCTGGATCGGGTCATGCTCGGTGTGGTCCTCGCCGGCGGATGGGCGATCGGGACGGTGATCTCCCTCATCGTCAACGCGTCCCCGTTGTCCGTGGTCCTGATCGCGGTGGCGTCCCTGGGGGGCGCCGTCACCGTGTGGTCCGAGATCCGCGGAGCCAGCGCGGCATGGTCATGGGGTGGGGCGGCGGTCGCCGCCGTGGCGTTCACGGTGGCGGCCGTCGGTCCTCACGGCGAACCGATCTGGCCGGCCGGCGCGTGCTGGGTGTTCGTCATCGTCGCCGGGATCACGGCGTCGTACGCGGACACCTCGTTCGACGGGGTGCTCGAGCTCGCGGCGGGCGTCCTCGCCGTCCTCCCGGTGGTTCCGCTGGCGATGCACGCGCCGCAGCTGTGGATCCTGGCCTTCCTCATGGCGGGTGCGGTGAACGCCGCCGTCATGTTCGGACACCGGCACCGCACGGCGGAGCGGAAGATCGAGGAGACACGGGCGGAGGTCCAGTTGGCCGAGCGCACCGCGATGGCGCGGGAACTGCACGACGTGATCGCCCACGAAGTGACGGGGATCGTGGTGCTGGCGCAGGCGGGGATCGCGGCGGGCTCGGACGCCACCGGCACGCTCGCCCGGATCGAGCGCAGCGGCGCGCGCGCCCTCGCCGACATCCGCGCCATGGTCGGGACCCTGCGGGAGCCGAACGACGGTCCGCTGCCGCTCGCCCCGTCGGCGTCGGGATCGCTCGGGCTGCGGGCGGCGCTCGCCGATCTCGCCCAGGACGTCGCGGGGGAGCGGATCACGCTGGCCGTCGATCCCGCGGCGGACGGCGAGGAGGTCCCGGACCTCGTGCGGCTGGTCGCGCACCGCGTGGTGATCGAGGGCGTCACGAACGCCCGCCGGCACGCGCCGGGCGGGAGCGTGCGGGTCACCGTCGGGCGCGAGGACGGGGCGCTCCGGGTCGACGTGGCCGACGACGGACCCGCCGACGGCGGGCCGGCGGGCCCCGGCCCCGGCGGCGGAACCGGCTTGACGGGCCTGGTCGAGCGGGCGGCCACCGTCGGGGGAGAGGTGACGTACGGTCCCGACGGACAGGGGTGGTTGTTGTCGGCGAGCCTGCCGATGCACGGGGGAGCGGTGACGTGA
- a CDS encoding aspartate/glutamate racemase family protein — MIVLINPNSSVSATDSMVALARSEVGGAATIVGVTNEGAPALLTTQQDMVTAAQGVLRRGVAAAKEPGVRAIVVAAFSDPGLAELSSAVSIPVFGIGAEAFREAAQGGRAFGIATVTSDPALVESFRQKADELGVGSQYRGVRVTPGDATRLVADPDALDAALRDAVRASVAQDGAAAVIMGGGPLSPSALRLQPATDVPLIVAVNAAMRSAVREIG; from the coding sequence ATGATCGTGCTGATCAATCCGAATTCGAGTGTGAGCGCGACCGACTCGATGGTCGCACTTGCGCGCTCCGAGGTGGGCGGAGCGGCCACGATCGTCGGCGTCACCAACGAGGGCGCGCCGGCGTTGCTCACCACCCAGCAGGACATGGTGACCGCCGCCCAGGGCGTGCTCCGTCGCGGCGTCGCGGCCGCGAAGGAGCCGGGCGTCCGGGCGATCGTCGTCGCGGCGTTCAGCGATCCCGGTCTGGCGGAACTGTCGAGTGCGGTGTCGATCCCCGTGTTCGGCATCGGCGCTGAGGCGTTCCGTGAAGCGGCGCAGGGCGGGCGTGCTTTCGGTATTGCGACCGTCACCTCGGACCCCGCACTGGTGGAGTCCTTCCGGCAGAAGGCCGACGAGCTGGGCGTCGGATCCCAGTACCGCGGTGTGCGGGTCACTCCCGGCGACGCCACGAGACTCGTCGCCGACCCGGACGCGCTCGACGCGGCCCTGCGCGATGCGGTACGCGCCTCGGTGGCGCAGGACGGTGCCGCGGCCGTGATCATGGGTGGCGGTCCGCTGTCACCGTCCGCCCTGCGGTTGCAGCCCGCGACCGACGTGCCGCTGATCGTCGCGGTCAACGCGGCGATGCGGAGCGCGGTCCGCGAGATCGGTTAA
- a CDS encoding META domain-containing protein produces MMRKSASLVLPLLAGAAVLTAGCAASAGADPATSSKPSGSSAPAATAAPSKPSLVGAQWRLKSDPKAWFRVQGSNISGNDSCNTLTGTATSLATADRVDFGAGLASTMMYCQDPKGTQTAISEALKGERIWSRNGTELVLTDPDNNRAWTFVLTPASPSASAAPSASAAPSSSAASATSTAPSSTAPSSTAPVTVPPAAR; encoded by the coding sequence ATGATGCGTAAGTCCGCCTCCCTCGTCCTCCCTCTGCTCGCGGGCGCCGCCGTGCTCACGGCCGGCTGCGCCGCCTCCGCGGGCGCCGATCCCGCCACCTCCTCGAAGCCCTCCGGGAGCTCCGCGCCCGCCGCCACCGCGGCGCCGTCGAAGCCCTCCCTCGTGGGCGCGCAGTGGCGCCTGAAGTCCGACCCGAAGGCCTGGTTCCGGGTCCAGGGCTCGAACATCTCGGGCAACGACTCGTGCAACACCCTGACCGGCACCGCGACGTCGCTGGCCACGGCGGACCGCGTCGACTTCGGCGCCGGCCTGGCGTCGACGATGATGTACTGCCAGGACCCCAAGGGCACGCAGACCGCGATCAGCGAGGCCCTCAAGGGCGAGCGGATCTGGTCGCGCAACGGCACCGAGCTCGTGCTCACCGATCCGGACAACAACCGCGCGTGGACCTTCGTCCTGACCCCGGCGAGCCCCTCCGCGAGCGCGGCACCGTCCGCGAGCGCCGCTCCCTCCTCGAGCGCCGCGAGCGCCACGAGCACCGCGCCGTCGAGCACCGCGCCGTCGAGCACCGCGCCGGTGACCGTCCCGCCCGCGGCTCGCTGA
- a CDS encoding response regulator, whose protein sequence is MTIRVVLADDQEMVRIGFAMILGAVPDMQVVGQAADGVEAVGVIAETRPDVVLLDIRMPRLDGIEVCRRVAESSTRVVIVTTFGEPDYVDAALGAGASGFLLKDAGPDLLIAAVRAAATGDALISPELTVDLLARSRGSGRRDAAAAVALAELTTREREVAQCVARGRTNAEIADELVISLGTVKTHLGAITRRLGARNRVEVAAAMWAAGEMD, encoded by the coding sequence GTGACGATCAGGGTGGTGCTGGCGGACGACCAGGAGATGGTGCGGATCGGCTTCGCGATGATCCTCGGGGCCGTACCGGACATGCAGGTGGTGGGGCAGGCGGCCGACGGGGTCGAGGCGGTCGGCGTGATCGCCGAAACCCGCCCCGACGTGGTGCTCCTCGACATCCGGATGCCCCGACTCGACGGCATCGAGGTGTGCCGGCGCGTCGCCGAATCGTCGACGCGGGTGGTGATCGTGACGACCTTCGGCGAGCCCGACTACGTCGACGCGGCGCTCGGCGCGGGTGCCTCGGGCTTCCTGCTCAAGGACGCCGGGCCGGACCTGCTGATCGCCGCGGTCCGCGCCGCCGCGACGGGGGACGCCCTGATCAGCCCCGAACTCACCGTCGACCTGCTGGCCAGGAGCCGGGGTTCCGGGCGGCGCGACGCCGCGGCGGCGGTGGCGCTCGCCGAACTGACTACGCGCGAGCGCGAGGTGGCCCAGTGCGTGGCCCGCGGCCGCACGAACGCCGAGATCGCCGACGAACTGGTGATCAGTCTGGGCACCGTCAAGACCCACCTCGGCGCGATCACCCGCCGGCTGGGCGCGCGCAATCGCGTCGAGGTCGCCGCGGCGATGTGGGCCGCGGGCGAGATGGACTGA
- the galK gene encoding galactokinase: MTVRAYAPGRVNLIGEHTDYNDGFALPMALQVGTDAEFDATGAGSAIIVSSAQEEGAVTVPLDTMPGDVTGWASYVAGCVWALRGHDVDLPAGTLRLRSDVPVGAGLSSSAALECAVLLALTASSGALDRTELARIAQRAENDYVGAPTGLLDQMSSLHGAEDTALLLDFRTLAVDPVPLRLGDDVLLAIDSYTPHQHAAGEYRRRREACERAAAELGVDSLRDAADDDWKRLADAETRRRARHVLTENRRVLDAADALRSADHAAFGALMNDSQASMRDDFAITVPAIDLIAETAVALGAYGARMTGGGFGGTVIALAPADAARSIVEELPARVAGAGHPTPTVTSVRPGRGAHVIVDV; the protein is encoded by the coding sequence ATGACGGTGCGCGCCTACGCCCCCGGCCGGGTGAACCTGATCGGCGAGCACACCGACTACAACGACGGCTTCGCGCTGCCGATGGCCCTGCAGGTGGGCACCGACGCCGAATTCGACGCCACCGGTGCCGGTTCCGCGATCATCGTGAGCTCCGCGCAGGAGGAGGGCGCCGTCACCGTGCCGCTGGACACCATGCCGGGCGACGTCACGGGCTGGGCCTCCTACGTGGCGGGATGCGTGTGGGCGTTGCGCGGGCACGACGTCGACCTGCCGGCCGGGACACTGCGACTGCGCTCGGACGTGCCGGTGGGGGCGGGACTCTCGTCGTCCGCGGCGCTCGAATGCGCGGTGCTGCTGGCGTTGACCGCATCGTCGGGGGCGCTCGACCGGACCGAGCTCGCCCGGATCGCGCAGCGCGCCGAGAACGACTACGTCGGGGCGCCGACGGGCCTGCTCGACCAGATGAGCAGCCTGCACGGCGCCGAGGACACCGCGCTGCTGCTCGACTTCCGCACGCTCGCAGTCGATCCCGTTCCCCTGCGGCTCGGCGACGACGTGCTCCTCGCGATCGATTCGTACACGCCGCACCAGCACGCGGCGGGGGAGTACCGGCGCCGCCGCGAGGCCTGCGAGCGGGCGGCCGCGGAACTCGGGGTCGATTCCCTGCGTGACGCCGCGGACGACGACTGGAAGCGGCTGGCGGACGCCGAGACGCGGCGTCGGGCCCGGCACGTGCTCACCGAGAATCGGCGTGTGCTCGACGCCGCGGATGCGCTGCGCAGTGCCGATCACGCCGCCTTCGGCGCGCTGATGAACGACTCGCAGGCGTCGATGCGCGACGACTTCGCGATCACCGTGCCCGCCATCGACCTGATCGCCGAGACCGCCGTCGCGCTCGGCGCGTACGGCGCGCGGATGACCGGTGGTGGCTTCGGCGGCACCGTCATCGCCCTGGCGCCGGCCGACGCGGCCCGCAGCATCGTGGAGGAGCTGCCGGCCCGGGTCGCGGGTGCCGGCCACCCCACCCCGACGGTGACCTCGGTCCGGCCAGGGAGAGGCGCACACGTCATTGTGGATGTGTGA
- a CDS encoding PLP-dependent aminotransferase family protein has product MSEESGSLSVRAVRGSAIRDLLAVVEQPGVLSLAGGLPSSESLPVERVARAAAAALRSPSALQYGVTTGAPALREVVHARESAKLGRDAGAVVVTHGSQQALSLLAQALLDPGDAVIVEDPGYIGALQAFDTTRARVIGVPMDADGMRTDELRPILQRARVRIVHTVSNFHNPGGATLAEGRRRELARLADEFGFWIIEDDPYGELRFAGSTVPPVAAYSDRVLRLSSASKIVAPSLRVGWMHGDAGVLALVERLKQGADLCGSSLTQAIAAELLADTAWLDEHVERIRAAYAERALALHAALIEAFGDRLRPTRPEGGMFLWGEFTDGTRTSDRLDEAVAAGVAYVPGSAFAVQRDLSHALRLCFTTGTPEELRKAVHRLATALPA; this is encoded by the coding sequence ATGTCCGAGGAATCCGGCTCCCTGTCCGTCCGCGCCGTGCGCGGTTCCGCGATCCGCGACCTGCTCGCCGTCGTCGAGCAGCCCGGCGTGCTCTCGCTGGCGGGCGGCCTCCCCTCCTCCGAGTCGCTGCCCGTGGAGCGGGTGGCCCGTGCCGCGGCGGCGGCCCTGCGGTCACCGTCGGCGCTGCAGTACGGCGTGACCACCGGCGCCCCGGCGCTGCGCGAGGTGGTGCACGCCCGCGAGTCCGCGAAGCTCGGCCGGGACGCCGGGGCCGTCGTCGTCACGCACGGCTCGCAGCAGGCCCTTTCGCTGCTGGCGCAGGCGCTGCTCGATCCGGGTGACGCGGTGATCGTCGAGGACCCCGGCTACATCGGCGCGCTGCAGGCCTTCGACACCACACGGGCGCGCGTCATCGGCGTGCCGATGGACGCGGACGGCATGCGCACCGACGAGCTGCGCCCGATCCTGCAACGCGCGCGCGTCCGGATCGTGCACACGGTCTCGAACTTCCACAACCCGGGCGGCGCGACGCTGGCCGAGGGACGACGGCGCGAACTCGCCCGTCTCGCCGACGAATTCGGCTTCTGGATCATCGAGGACGATCCGTACGGGGAGCTGCGGTTCGCCGGGTCGACGGTGCCACCCGTCGCCGCGTACTCCGACCGGGTGCTGCGCCTGTCGAGCGCGTCGAAGATCGTCGCGCCGTCGCTGCGGGTGGGCTGGATGCACGGCGACGCCGGGGTTCTCGCGCTCGTCGAGCGACTCAAGCAGGGGGCGGACCTGTGCGGCTCGAGCCTGACCCAGGCCATCGCCGCCGAACTGCTCGCGGACACCGCATGGCTCGACGAGCACGTCGAGCGGATCCGCGCCGCCTACGCCGAGCGGGCGCTCGCTCTGCACGCGGCGCTGATCGAGGCGTTCGGCGATCGCCTGCGCCCCACCCGCCCCGAGGGCGGCATGTTCCTCTGGGGCGAGTTCACCGACGGAACGCGGACGTCCGACCGGCTCGACGAGGCTGTGGCGGCCGGAGTCGCCTACGTCCCGGGCTCCGCCTTCGCGGTGCAGCGCGATCTCTCGCACGCCCTGCGCCTGTGCTTCACCACCGGCACCCCGGAAGAACTGCGGAAAGCGGTGCACCGCCTCGCGACGGCGCTACCGGCTTAA